Proteins from a genomic interval of Benincasa hispida cultivar B227 chromosome 7, ASM972705v1, whole genome shotgun sequence:
- the LOC120082160 gene encoding uncharacterized protein LOC120082160 isoform X1 — translation MVGASHSSGGIAARSDRTATIKFLCSYGGKILPRYPDGKLRYIGGETRVLAVDRSIPFSDDCIGSNSTLKTTRNYDCASAIVCTCEENLLLSEPEISETRLLCFLYQEFLSQSQVQYKYLSCSPQSCPSNCLLLLE, via the exons ATGGTCGGAGCCTCCCACAGTTCCGGCGGTATCGCCGCCAGATCTGACCGAACTGCAACCATCAAGTTTCTCTGCAGTTATGGAGGCAAGATCCTTCCTCGTTATCCTGATGGCAAACTCCGTTATATTGGTGGTGAAACTCGCGTTCTCGCCGTCGATCGTTCCATTCCTTTCTCTG ATGATTGCATTGGATCAAACTCAACCTTGAAAACGACAAGGAACTACGACTGTGCTTCAGCAATTGTTT GTACATGTGAAGAAAATCTACTATTGTCAGAACCAGAGATCTCTGAGACCCGTTTGCTCTGTTTTCTGTACCAAGAGTTTCTTTCACAATCACAG GtgcaatataaatatttatcatGCTCTCCACAGTCGTGCCCATCAAACTGTCTTCTTCTACTCGAGTAG
- the LOC120082160 gene encoding uncharacterized protein LOC120082160 isoform X2: protein MEARSFLVILMANSVILVVKLAFSPSIVPFLSLDITDDCIGSNSTLKTTRNYDCASAIVCTCEENLLLSEPEISETRLLCFLYQEFLSQSQVQYKYLSCSPQSCPSNCLLLLE, encoded by the exons ATGGAGGCAAGATCCTTCCTCGTTATCCTGATGGCAAACTCCGTTATATTGGTGGTGAAACTCGCGTTCTCGCCGTCGATCGTTCCATTCCTTTCTCTG GATATAACAGATGATTGCATTGGATCAAACTCAACCTTGAAAACGACAAGGAACTACGACTGTGCTTCAGCAATTGTTT GTACATGTGAAGAAAATCTACTATTGTCAGAACCAGAGATCTCTGAGACCCGTTTGCTCTGTTTTCTGTACCAAGAGTTTCTTTCACAATCACAG GtgcaatataaatatttatcatGCTCTCCACAGTCGTGCCCATCAAACTGTCTTCTTCTACTCGAGTAG
- the LOC120082160 gene encoding uncharacterized protein LOC120082160 isoform X3 codes for MREIKANINIRYNEIEKGNSKHQKGCMIRSYCDDDCIGSNSTLKTTRNYDCASAIVCTCEENLLLSEPEISETRLLCFLYQEFLSQSQVQYKYLSCSPQSCPSNCLLLLE; via the exons ATGAGGGAAATCAAAGCAAACATAAATATAAGATATAACGaaatagaaaaaggaaattCCAAGCACCAAAAAGGATGTATGAT CCGTAGCTATTGTGATG ATGATTGCATTGGATCAAACTCAACCTTGAAAACGACAAGGAACTACGACTGTGCTTCAGCAATTGTTT GTACATGTGAAGAAAATCTACTATTGTCAGAACCAGAGATCTCTGAGACCCGTTTGCTCTGTTTTCTGTACCAAGAGTTTCTTTCACAATCACAG GtgcaatataaatatttatcatGCTCTCCACAGTCGTGCCCATCAAACTGTCTTCTTCTACTCGAGTAG
- the LOC120080763 gene encoding plant intracellular Ras-group-related LRR protein 3, protein MDSETDSISQHFPILYYVLSQLDPISGKSNPQLSPETKESVLTKLSHLNNPEVLASIIQAIPDNLTHTLSALISLGPRPDPSAVAAARDRIIEIQSTLHKNLQAIKGEGNSGGDEAENKLRKAAEKETQIYKAVSRLEEMHEAYEKQLSAAQDRVVEVYESVVAELDKETDLEVNEEVIRILKEAESGVVEKVDLFGQQIRFLPEEFGKLRRLIELNLSHNQLEVLPDSIAGLQKLQRLDISSNLLESLPDSIGLLVNLKVVIVSGNKLKVLPETITGCSSLVELDASFNNLQSLPINIGYGLVNLERLSIQLNQICYLPTSICQLRSLRYFDAHFNKLHALPPAIGRLTSLEVLNLSGNFNNLTEVPESISDLCNLKELDLSDNQIRALPDTFGRLEKLIRLNMDQNPLVIPPMAIVDKGAQAVKDFMDMRWADLVAEKQKNMHEANVPQEQSGWLTWGTSMLSNVTSGVVQTISEYTAGRNENSQDPWLYQQL, encoded by the exons ATGGATTCAGAAACGGACTCCATTTCCCAACACTTTCCTATTCTATACTACGTTCTATCCCAACTGGATCCTATTTCTGGTAAATCCAACCCTCAACTCTCTCCCGAAACTAAAGAATCGGTGCTGACCAAGTTGTCACATCTCAACAATCCTGAAGTCTTGGCCTCCATCATTCAAGCCATTCCTGACAACCTCACCCACACTCTGTCAGCCCTCATTTCACTCGGTCCACGCCCCGATCCCTCCGCTGTCGCCGCCGCTCGTGACAGGATAATTGAAATCCAATCCACACTCCACAAGAATCTTCAAGCGATCAAAGGCGAAGGAAATTCCGGTGGCGATGAGGCAGAGAATAAGCTGAGGAAAGCGGCGGAAAAGGAAACGCAAATCTATAAGGCGGTGTCTCGGCTCGAGGAGATGCATGAAGCCTATGAGAAGCAGTTAAGTGCTGCGCAGGATCGTGTGGTTGAAGTTTATGAATCGGTCGTTGCGGAGTTGGATAAGGAGACCGACTTGGAAGTGAACGAAGAAGTTATTAGAATTTTGAAAGAGGCTGAGAGTGGTGTGGTGGAGAAAGTCGACCTTTTTGGTCAACAGATCAGGTTTCTTCCGGAGGAGTTTGGGAAACTTCGACGCTTGATCGAGCTTAATCTATCGCATAATCAGTTGGAG GTTCTTCCTGATTCTATAGCTGGGCTTCAGAAACTACAGCGCCTAGACATTTCTTCGAACCTATTGGAGTCACTTCCTGATTCTATAGGCCTATTGGTTAATTTGAAGGTCGTCATTGTATCAGGAAATAAGCTGAAAGTGCTTCCCGAAACCATTACTGGTTGCAG TTCATTGGTGGAGTTGGATGCAAGTTTCAACAATCTGCAAAGTTTACCAATAAATATTGGTTATGGGTTGGTTAATCTCGAAAGGCTATCGATACAGCTTAACCAGATATGTTACCTTCCTACATCCATATGTCAGCTTAGGTCTCTAAGATATTTTGATGCACATTTCAATAAACTCCATGCGCTGCCTCCAGCCATCGGAAGGCTAACGAGTCTCGAGGTGTTGAATCTCAGTGGTAATTTCAACAACTTGACTGAGGTTCCTGAATCAATCAGTGATCTATGCAACCTGAAGGAGCTAGATCTTAGTGACAACCAGATCAGAGCTCTTCCGGACACATTTGGGCGGCTGGAGAAACTAATAAGGCTGAATATGGATCAAAATCCTTTGGTGATACCTCCAATGGCAATTGTTGACAAAGGGGCCCAAGCGGTGAAGGATTTCATGGATATGAGGTGGGCTGATTTAGTTGCGGAAAAACAGAAGAACATGCATGAGGCAAATGTGCCTCAAGAACAGAGTGGATGGCTTACTTGGGGAACCTCAATGTTGAGTAATGTAACTTCTGGGGTTGTACAAACTATTTCTGAATATACAGCGGGACGAAACGAAAATTCCCAGGACCCATGGTTGTATCAACAGTTGTGA